In Ferrigenium kumadai, the DNA window TGTTGACGATGAAATTCGCGTGTTTCTCCGACACCTGCGCGCCGCCGATGCGCTTGCCTTTCAGGCCGCATTGCTGGATCAGCCGCGCTGCATGGTCGCCCGGCGGATTGCGGAACACCGACCCCGCATTCGGCAGGTTCAGCGGCTGGCTGGCGATGCGCTTCGACAACAGCTCCTTGATCTGCTGCCGCGCGGCCTCGCCGTCGCCTTGCTCGAACTTCATCGTTGCGGAGACGAACCACTCTTCCGCCGCTTTCCGCAATGCCAGATGGCGGTACCCGATCTCGTAATCCTGCGGCGTGCGCTCGATCAGCTCGCCGTTGCGCGTCACCACTTGCACGCGCAGCACTTTTTCCCAGATCTCGCTGCCGTAACAACCGGCGTTCATCGCCAGCATGCCGCCCACCGTGCCGGGGATGCCGGCGAAGAACTCCGCACCGCGCAAGTTGTGCAGCGAGGCGAAACGCGCCAGCTTCGCGCCCGGCACGCCGGCCTCGACGTAGACGCTGCCATCCGCTTCGAGGCGCAGCTCGCTCAAGGCACCGTGCATCAGCAGGACGGTCCCACGCAGCCCGCCGTCTCGCACCAGCAGGTTGCTGCCGAGGCCTACGGGATAGAGTGGCTCACCTGCAGGCAACGTGCGCATAAAGGCTACGAGATCGTTCAGGTCCGCGGGCCGGTACATACGCTGCGCATTGCCGCCCGCACGCCAGCTGGTGTGCTTGCGCATGGGCACGTCGAAGCGCAATTCGCCTCGCAAGCTTTCCGCAATGAATTGTCCCGGTTCGCTCATGTTCATTTCTGTACCAGCTGCCTGACCAGATTCGGCACGCCGCCGATCGAGCCCGCACCCATGGTGATCACTACGTCGCCGTCGCGCGCCATCTGCATGATGGCCTGAGGCATGTCGACGATCTGTTCCACAAATACGGCCTCGCTCTGTCCCGCCACGCGCAGCGCATGCATCAGCGCGCGTCCATTTGCAGCAACGATGGGCGCTTCGCCCGCCGCATACACTTCTGTCAGCAGCAGCGCATCCACGCTGCACAGCACCTTCACGAAGTCCTCGAAGAGGTCGCGCGTCCGGGTATAACGGTGCGGCTGGAACGCCAGCACCAGCCGCTTGCCCGGAAATGCGCCGCGCACCGCCGCCAGCGTCGCCTTCATCTCCACGGGGTGATGACCATAGTCGTCGAGCAAGGTGAACGATCCGCCGCTCGCGAGCGGAATCTCGCCGTAGCGCTGCATGCGCCGCCCCACGCCCTGGAATTCGGCCAGCGCGGCGACGATGGCGTCGTCCGCTACACCCACTTCAAGCGCCACGGCGATGGCCGCGAGCGCATTCAGCACGTTGTGCATGCCGGCCAGGTTGAGAGTGACATCCAGGTCTTTCGGCGTGCCGTTCTGCCGGCACTGCGCGGTGAAGCGCATCCGTCCCCCTTCGTGGCGCACGTTCACCGCGCGGATCTGCGCCTCTTCGCCGAAGCCGTAGGTAGTGATCGGCTTGCTGATACGCGGCAGGATGTCGCGCACGTTGGGATCATCCACGCACAGCATGGCGCGGCCATAGAAGGGCAGGCGCTCGATGAAATCGACGAAGGCCTGCTTCAGCTTCTCGAAGTCGTGCCCGTAGGTCTCCATGTGGTCGGCGTCGATATTGGTGACCACCGCGAGGATGGGCGAGAGGTACAGGAAGGAGGCATCCGACTCGTCCGCTTCTGCGACGATAAACTCGCCCGTGCCCAGGCGCGCATTCGCGCCGCTGCTGTTGAGGCGTCCGCCGATCACGAAGGTCGGGTCGTAGCCGCCCTTCGCCAGCACGCTGGTCACAAGGCTGGTGGTCGTAGTCTTGCCATGCGTACCTGCGACGGCGATGCCCTGGCGCAACCGCATCAGCTCGGCGAGCATCACTGCGCGCGGCACCACGGGGATGCGCCGCTCGCGCGCAGCGACCACTTCCGGGTTATCCGCCTTAACGGCGGTGGAGACCACCACAGCATCGACATCCCTAAGGTTGTCCGCTGCATGGCCTTGGTAAATGGTCGCGCCCAGCGTCTGCAGGCGCTGCGTCACCGCACTGTCTGCGAGATCGGAGCCACTCACCTTGAAGCCGAGATTGAGCAACACCTCGGCGATGCCGTTCATGCCCGAACCGCCGATGCCGACGAAATGGATGTTTTTGACTTTATGCTTCATCTCGAAACCCTATCTGTCCACGAAAAGCACGAAAGGACACAAACAAAATCCATGCAGCCCGAACAGTCCTTTTCGTGCTTTTCGTGTCTTTCGTGGACTGTGTTTTTCAGCCTCATATCTCGGCCAGCTCCTTGCACACGTTTGCCACGGCGAGCGCTGCATCGGCCTTCGCCACACTGCGCGCCTGTTGCGCCATTCCCAGTAATTTTTCACGGGTCAACTCGCGCAGCTGCTGGGCGAGCTTCTCTGCGTTCAGTTCCGTCTGTGGCAGCAGCACCGCCGCGCCGCGCTCGGATAGGAAGCGCGCGTTGTGCGTCTGGTGGTCGTCCACCGCGAACGGGAACGGTACCAGGATGCTGGCCACGCCAGCGGTAGCCAGTTCGGCAATGGTCAGTGCGCCCGCGCGGCAGATCACTAGGTCGGCATCCGCATAACAGCCGGCCATGTCGTCGAGGAACGGCCGGATATCGGCCTGCACGCCAGCGTTTTGGTAAAGCTGCTGCACCGCCTCGAAGTGCTGCTTGCCGGTCTGGTGCAACACGTTGGGGCGCACCTCCTCAGGCATCAAAGCAAGCGCCTGTGGCAGCACCTCGTTGAGCGCCTTCGCGCCCAGGCTGCCACCCACCACCAGCACGTTCAGACGCCCGCTGCGCGCACCATAGCGCTGTTGCGGATCGGCCAGCTTGGCGATGCTGCTTCGCACCGGGTTACCGCACCAGCTTGCCTTCGGCAGCACATCCGGAAAACCGCTCAATACACGCTGCGAAATGCGCGCCAGTACCTTGTTGCTCAGCCCGGCGATGGAATTCTGTTCGTGTATCACCAGCGGGCGGCGCAGCAAAGCAGCCATCACGCCTCCGGGGAAGGTGATGTAACCGCCCATGCCCAGCACCACATCCGGGCGGTGGCGGAATATCGCCGCCGCACTCTGTCCCAGTGCACGCAGCAGAGTGAACGGCAGCATCAGCTTGCGCATCACGCCCTTGCCGCGCAGTCCGGAGAAATTCACCCATGCGACTTCATAGCCATGCTTCGGCACCAGCTCGGCTTCCATGCTGCCCGGCGCGCCCAGCCAAGTCACTTTCCACCCCTGTGAGCGCAGGATGTCCGCGACGGCTAGCCCCGGCATGATGTGTCCACCGGTGCCGCCTGCCATGATCAGGATCGAGCGGTTGCTCATACCGGTAGCCCCCGCGCAACACGTCTGTTTTCATAATCGACCCTGAGCAACACCGCCGCGGCGATACAGTTCACCACCACGCCGCTGCCGCCGAAGCTGAGGAACGGCAGGGTCAGGCCCTTGGTCGGCAACACGCCCATGTTCACGCCGATGTTGATCATCGCCTGCACGCCCAACCACACGCCTATGCCCTGAGCGACCAGCGCGGCGTAGTAGCGTTCGAGGAAGGCGGCATGGCGGCCGATCTGGAAGGCGCGAATGACGAACAGCGCGAACAGCACGATCACCGCGGCCACACCGACCAGACCCAGCTCCTCGGCGATCACGGCCATCAGGAAGTCGGTGTGGGCTTCCGGCAGGTAGAACAATTTCTCCACGCTGCCGCCCAGGCCGACGCCGAACCACTCGCCGCGACCGAAGGCGATCAGCGCATGGGAAAGCTGGTAACCCTTGCCGAACGGGTCAGCCCACGGGTCCATGAAGCCGACCACGCGCTGCATACGGTACGGCGAAGAAAGGATTAGGGCGGCGAACGCCAGCGGCAGCGCCACCAGCAGCGCAGCGAACACCTTGCCGTTGAAGCCGCCCAGCCACAGCGTGCCCAGCGCGATGGCGCAGATAACCACGAACGCGCCCATGTCCGGCTCGAGCAGCAGCAGGCTGCCCACCAGCGCCATTACCACGAACATCGGCACGAACGCCTTCACGAACAGATGGCTCACCTTGTCCTTGCGCACCACGTAGCTCGCGGCGTACAGCACCGCAAACAGCTTCATCAGCTCGGACGGCTGCAGGTTGATGACAAACAGCGACAGCCAGCGGCGGCTGCCGTTGACCGACTTGCCGATGCCGGGAATCAGCACCAGCAGCAACAATGCGACTCCCACAACGAACAGGACAGGCGCGTAGTTCTTCCAGGTCTCGACCGGCACCTGGAACGCAAATACCCCGGCCGCCACACCCACGGCGATGAAGATGCCGTGGCGCATCAGGTAGTAGCTTGGCTGGTAACCGGTGAACTTGCTGCCTTCCGCCGTAGCGATCGAGGCGGAATACACCATCACCAAACCTATCGCGAGCAGACCGGCCAGCACCCACATCAGCAGTTCGTCGAACTGCGCCTGCGGCGGGCGGGTGCGCGTCCTGACCATCGAGACCATTACGCGGCCTCCTTTTGCAAATCACGCACCGCCGCGATGAACACTTCTGCGCGGTGGGCGTAATTGCGGAACATGTCGAAACTCGCGCACGCGGGGGACAGCAGCACCGCATCGCCATGTTGTGCCAGACGGGATGCCTGACGCACGGCATCGTCCATGTCCTTCGCGCGCAACAACTGTACGCCGCAGCCTTGCAGCGCAGCCTCAATCAGCGGCGCATCGCGCCCGATCAGCACCGCCGCACGCGCATGCTGCGCCACAGCCGGATTGAGCGGCGAGAAGTCCTGCCCCTTGCCCTCGCCGCCGAGTATCACCACCGCCTTGCGCCCCAGCCCCTTGAGCGCGGCCTCGGTCGCGCCGACGTTGGTGCCCTTGGAATCATCGTAGTAGGTGACGCCATCTATCTCGGCCACGCGCTCGACGCGATGCGGCAAGCCTTTGAAGCTGCGCAGCGCGGCCAAAAGCGCCGGCATCGGCAGGTCGATCGCACGGCACAGCGCCAGCGCGGCGAGCGCATTGGCGACATTGTGCAGTCCCGTCACTTGCAGCTCGCTGGCCCTGAGCAGGCGTTCGTCGCCTTGCACCAGCCAGATGTCTGCGCCGTCTTGAGCTATGCCCCAATCGCTTCCATTGCGCGGCGCATCCAGCCCGAAAGTCACGATACGCCGTCCCGGCAACGCCATACCCATGCTGCGCGCATCGTCGCGGTTCAGCACCTGCTCACCATCGCCCTGGAAAATTCGGGCCTTCGCCGCAGCATATTCATCCATTCCCGCATAACGGTCGAGATGGTCCTCGCTGATGTTCAGCACCGTCGCCGCATCGGCATTCAACGTGAACGTGGTTTCCAGCTGGAAACTGGACAGCTCCAGCACCCACACCTCGGGCTGTTTTTCGCCGCGCTGCATCACCACATCCAGCACCGCAGGCGAGATGTTGCCCGCCGCGACGACATCCTTGCCCGCCGCCTTGCACAGATGCTCGACCATGCTGGTGACCGTGGTTTTGCCGTTCGCGCCGGTGATGGCAATGACTTTGCCCAGCTTTCCGGTTGCCAATTGTTGCGCAAGCAATTCGATGTCGCCCTCGACAGTAATGCCGCGCGCGATGGCGCGCTGCACGAAGGGTTCGGCCATAGGCACGCCGGGGCTGATGGCGATACGGTCCACGCCTTGCAGCAGACTGTCGTCGAACGCGCCGCATCGCATCTCTGCCTTCGGGCAGTCGCGCTGCAACACATCCAGTCCCGGCGGATTGGCTCGGCTGTCGGCGACGCGCACGCGCGCGCCCTGCGCGCTCAGCCAGCGCGCAAGCGAGAGCCCGGTCTCGCCGAGACCTAGCACCAGCACCGATTTGTCTTTGAATTGCGTCATCTCAGCTTCAGCGTCGCCAACCCGACCAATACCAGCAACATCGTGATGATCCAGAAGCGCACGACCACCTGGGTCTCTTTCCAGCCCTTCTGTTCGAAGTGGTGATGCAGGGGCGCCATCAGCAGGATGCGTTTCCCTTCGCCGTATTTCTTCTTGGTGTACTTGAAGTACGACACCTGCAACATCACCGATACCGCTTCGACCACGAACACACCACCCATGATGAACAGCACCAGTTCCTGACGAACGATCACCGCTACAGTGCCCAGCGCCGCGCCCAGTGCCAGCGCGCCCACGTCGCCCATGAAGACCTCGGCGGGATAGGCGTTGAACCACAGGAAGGCCAGACCTGCACCGGCGATCGCCAGGCAGAACACCGCGAGCTCGCCCGCGCCGGGGATATAGGGCACGCCAAGGTATTTGGAGAACACCGCATGGCCCGCGACATAGGCAAAGATCGCCAACGCAGTGCTCACCATCACGGTGGGCAGGATCGCCAGTCCGTCGAGACCGTCGGTCAGATTCACCGCGTTGCTGCTGCCGACGATGACCAGATAGACCAGCACGATGAAGCCGATGGCTCCGAGCGGGAACACCAGGTACTTGAAGAACGGCACGATCAGTTCGGTCTGCGCGGGCAGGGTCGCGCTGTTCCACAGATAGATGCCGACTGCCAGCGCGATCAGCGACTGCCAGAACATCTTGGCCTTGGCCGATAGCCCCTTGGGGTTGCGATGCACCACCTTGCGATAATCGTCCACCCATCCGATGGCGCCCGTACCCAGTGTGGCGAACAGCACCACCCAGATATAGGGATTGTGCAGATCGCCCCACAGCAGCGTGGTGATGGCGACCGAAGTCAGGATCAGCGCGCCGCCCATGGTCGGTGTGCCGGCCTTCACCAAGTGGGTCTGCGGACCGTCGGTGCGCACCGACTGGCCGATCTTCATCGCCGCCAGCTTGCGTATCATCGCAGGGCCGACTGCGAAGCCGATGAGCAGCGCAGTCATTGCCGCCAGCACAGCGCGTAGCGTGATGTAGTTGAACACGCTGAAGAAGCGGATGTCCTGGGACAGCGATTGGGCTAGTGCGAGCAGCATTTTTCCTCCTGTGCGATGCAGTGCTGCACCACTCTTTCCATTTTCATGAAGCGCGAACCCTTCACCAGCACGGTGGTGTTCGCGTCCAGTTCCTTGTCTAGTTCGGACAGCAATTCCTCGATGCGTTCGAAATGCTGCGCGCCGCTGCCGAATTCACGCACGGCGTTGCGGCTCAGCTCGCCGAGCGCATAGAGCTTTTCGATGCCGGCGCGCTTCGCCTCGCCGCCGATCTCGGCGTGGAAGGCCGCTGCGCCATCGCCCAGCTCGCCCATGTCGCCCAGCACCAGCACGCGCTTGCCGCTCACTTGCGCCAGCACGCCGATGGCGGCGCGCATCGAGGCAGGATTGGCGTTGTAGGTATCGTCGATCAACGTTGCGCCCTGCCGCGCCGCCTTGCGCTGCAGGCGCCCCGTCACGCCCGCAAATCGCTGCAAGCCGTCTGCGATGGTTGCCAGCGGCACGTTCAGCGCGATGGCCGCGGCAGTCGCCGCCAGTGCGTTGCGAGCGTTGTGCGCGCCGGGTACTTGGAGCGTTGCATTGAACTCACCCTGCGGCGTCTGCACGTTGAGGCGCAAGCCGGTACCCTCCGGCTGCCACTTGCCGCAGACATCGGCACTGCAATCCAACGCGAACTCGATCAGATCATGCGTGCCCGCCAGTGTCCGCCACAGGGGGGCGTGGGCGTCGTCGGCATTGATCACCGCCGTGCCGTGATCGCGCAATCCGCCGAATATCTCGCCCTTGGCGCGCGCCACCGCCTCCACCGAGCCAAGCCCTTCCAGGTGGGCTCCGCTGGCATTGTTGACCAGTGCGACGTCGGGACTCGCGATCCGCGACAGGTAGTCGATCTCGCCGGGATGGTTCATGCCCATCTCGATCACGGCATAGCGGTGCCTCGCATTCAGCTGCAGCAGGGTCAGCGGCATGCCGATGTCGTTGTTGAAGTTACCCTTGGTCGCCAGCACCGCATCCTCGCTGCCCGCCGCCGCCCGCAGGATGCTGGCGAGCATTTCCTTGACCGTGGTCTTGCCGTTGCTGCCGGTGACTGCCGCCAACGGAATATCAAATTGGGAACGCCAGTACGCGGCCAATCGCCCCAGAGCAATGTGCGTGTCCTCGACCAGCAGAATCGAGGTGCATGAATCGATGGTTGATGAGCGCGCTTCATAACTGTCGGCATTGACCATGACGGCCACGGCGCCGGTCTGCATCGAAGGCACGGCAAATTCGTAGCCGTCGAAGTTTTCGCCGCGCAGCGCAATGAACAGATCGCCTGTCTTGATCTTGCGGCTGTCGGTGGACACCGCATCGAAGCGCACGTCTTTGCCGATCATGCGCGCATCGAGCGCCTTGGCGGCTTGCGACAGCAGCATCATGCCCGAGTCACTCATGCTTGAGCCCTCCATGCTTCCAACGCCAGTGCGGCGACGGCAACGTCGCTGAACGGATGCTTCACGCCGTTGATCTCCTGGTAGTCCTCGTGCCCCTTGCCCGCAATCAGGATGGTGTCGAGCTGGCTTGCCGAACCGATCGCGAGCGCGATGGCCGCGCCGCGATCGACCACGACCTCATGTTTGGATGCGTCCATGCCGTCCAGCACTTCGGCGATGATGGTTTGCGGATCCTCGCTGCGCGGGTTGTCGCTGGTGACGATGCTATGGTCGGCGAACCGCTCGGCGACCCGTCCCATCATCGGGCGCTTGCCGCGGTCGCGGTCGCCACCGCAGCCGAATACGCAGATCAGCCGGCCACCCGTCGCATCGCTCACCTCGCGCAGCGTCAGCAGCACTTTCTCCAGCGCATCGGGCGTATGTGCGTAATCGACGATCACCGTCGGCTGCGCGCTGCCGCCCAACCGCTGCATGCGCCCGGCGACAGGCTGCACCTTGGCCAGTGATCGCACCGCAGCATCCAGCGGAATGTCGCTCACCATCAGCACTCCCAGCGCGCCGAGCAGGTTCGCCGCGTTGAAGCGCCCAACCAGCGCGCTGTCGAGTCGCGCACTGCCCCAGCTGGAATGCACATCCAGCTGCAAGCCCTGCCCACTCATCTCTAATAGATGGCCGTACACCATGCGGATGCCGAGCCGCTCCGCCAACTTCAGCGCGTCATCCGACATGCCATAGCCGATGACTTCGGCATGTCCCTCGCACAGCTCTTCGGCGAGTTGTGCGCCGTAGGCGTCGTCTAGATTGAGAACGACGCACTTCAGTGTCTCCCAGTCGAACAGCTTTCGCTTGCTCGCCGCGTAGCTCTGCATGTCGCCGTGGTAATCGAGATGGTCGCGGCTCAGGTTGGTCAGCAGCGCTACGTCGAAGTGCACGCCATTCACCCTCCCCTGCGCCAGCGCATGCGAGGAAACCTCCATCGCCACGGCCTGCGCGCCGTCGCGCAGGTAATCCGCGAACAGCCCGTGCACACGGATCGCGTCCGGCGTGGTGTTCGCGCTGGGTTGAAGCTCTCCGGGGTAACCGTTGCCCAAGGTGCCGATCAGCGCGCATTTCCTGCCCGCATCGGCCAAGGCATTGGCGATCCAGTGGCTGGTGGAAGTCTTGCCGTTGGTGCCGGTCACGCCGACTACCCACAACGTCTCCGACGGCGCACCGCATACCGCATGCGCCAACCAGCCGGCCTTGTGGCGCAGGTCATCCACGGCAAGGTTGGGGACCTGCCACTCATCATTCCAGACAAAGCCGTGCGCCTCCCAGATCACCGCGTTCGCGCCCTGCGCAATGGCCTGCGCGATGAAGCGGCGGCCGTCGCTGTTCTCACCGGGATAGGCGACAAAAGTGTCGCCCAGCGTCACCGCGCGGCTATCTGTCACCAGTCGGGTTACAGGCACGCTCAGCTTGTTCAGCAGCTCAAGGGGAAAGGTCATACTTCCTCCTTGACGATGTCCGCCGACGGCGCGATGACGTTGTCCAGCGGCGCGTCGTTAGGCACGTTGAGCTCGTGCAGCGCCGCACCGGTTATCTTGCTGAACACGGGCGCGGCTACCAGGCCGCCGTAATACTGGCTGTTGTCGGGTTCGTCGATCATCACCGCCACGATCAGGCGCGGATCGGAAGCCGGGGCGAAGCCGACGAAGGATGCCACGTAGCGGCTCACATAGCGGCCGTTCTCCAGCTTTCGCGCGGTACCGGTCTTGCCACCCACGCGGTAGCCTGCCACCTGCGCCAGCGGCGCGGTTCCGCCGGGCTGAACCACCAGTTCCATCATCCCGCGCAAGGTGCGCGCCGTTTTGTCGGAGAACACCTTCTTGCCGGTCGCCGGTGTGTCGAGCTTGAGCAGCGACACGGGCTTCAGTTCGCCATCGTTGGCGAACACGGTATAGGCGCGCGCCAGCTGCAGCAGGTTCACCGACAGGCCGTGGCCGTAGGACATGGTCGCCTGCTCGATGGGCCGCCAGGTCTTGGGATCGCGCAGCCTGCCCGATGCCTCGCCGGGGAAGTTGCTGCCGGTCGACGAACCGAAGCCGCTGTCCGAGAAACTCTGCCACAACGTTTCGGAAGGCAGCATCAGGGCCATCTTGGCCGAGCCGACGTTGCTGGATTTCTGGATGACCTGCGCGACGGTCAGCATCGATTCGGGGTGCGAGTCGTGGATCGTGCGGTTGTTCACCGTAAATTTACCGTGCTCGGTGTTGATGACTGTCTCGGGACGCACCTTGCCGTTCTCGATGGCAGTGGCCACCGTGAACGGCTTCATGGTCGAACCCGGCTCGAACAGGTCGGCGATGGCGCGGTTGCGCATCGATTGAGGACTGACGGTGCCGCGGTTGTTGGGGTTGTAGCCTGGATAGTTTGCGAGCGCCAGCACCTCTCCGCTCTTCGCGTCGAGCACCACTACCGCGCCGGCCTTGGCGTGATGCTGCTTCACCGCATCGGCCAGTTCGCGGTAGGCCAGATGCTGCACGTTGGCATCCAGGCTGAGCGCGATGTCGCTGCCCGGCTTGGGCGCGTGCAGGCTGCCCGCATCCTCGACGATGCGTCCGCGCCTGTCCTTGATGACGCGCTGGCTTCCGGGTTTGCCGGCGAGCTGTTCCTGCATGGCCAGTTCCAGCCCTTCCTGGCCGTTATCGTCCTGACCGGTAAAGCCCAGCAGCTGCGCCGCCTCCTCGCCCGCAGGATAGTAGCGGCGGTATTCGCGTTGCATGGAAACGCCGGGAAGGTTCAGGCTCACCACCTTCGCGGCCTGATCGGGCGGGAGCTGGCGCTTGAGGTAGACGAAATCGCGTGAGGTATCGAGCAGGCGGCTCTTCAGTTCCTCGGTGTCCATGTTCAGGATCTGCGCAAGCTGCTTGACCTGTTTGTTGTCGGCCTCCACATCGGAGGGACTGGCCCACACCGACTCCACCGGCGTGCTGACGGCGAGCGGGTCGCCGTTGCGGTCGGTGATCATGCCGCGGTGCGCGCTGACCTCGATCACGCGGCTGTAGCGCTGGTTGCCCTTCTCCTGAAGGAAGTCGTTGTGGAAGCCCTGCAGGTACACGCCGCGCCCGATCAGGCCTGCCAGCCCGAGCAGCAACGCAACGAATAGCACGGTGGCGCGCCATCCGGGCAGTCTTGCCGGGATATCCTTGTTTGCGCTGGCCGCGTAATTCATGGCTGTTTGTCTGTTTGGCCGTTAGGCTCAACCCTTATAAATCGAACTTGCCCGTTGACGGGCAACTGCATCTGCAACTGCCTCGCCGCAATCTTTTCCACCCGCGCCGGGGTCGCCCAGGTACTGAGCTCCAGTTGCAACTGCCCCCATTCCACTTCCATCTGCTGCGCGTGCTCCTTTTCCTTCTGCAACTCGATGAACAGCTTGCGCGCCTTGTGCTGCGAGCTGACCACGCTCAGCGCGCACATCACCACCGCCGCCAGCAGCAGCACGTTCAACCCGCTACTGCCAGGCGACATCGCTGCGCTCCGCCACCCGCATCACGGCGCTGCGCGCCCGCGGGTTCGCCTGCAATTCCGCCTCGCCCGCGCGCACCGCCTTGCCGACCAGGCGCAACCGGCCCTGCGGCACTTCGCTCGCGCGGATCGGCACGTTACGCGGCAGCTTGTCGCCCTCGGCCATGTCGCGCATGAAGTGCTTCACCATGCGGTCTTCCAGCGAGTGGAAGCTGATCACCACGAGGCGCCCTCCTGCCTGCAGGTGCGCAACGCACTCGGGCAAGACGCTCTCAAGCTCTTCGAGTTCCCGGTTGAGATAAATCCGTATAGCCTGGAAAGTGCGTGTCGCCGGGTTCTGCCCGGCTTCACGGGTACGTACCGCCTTGCTAACCAGCTCGACGAGCTGCCGCGTGGTTTCGATCGGTTGGACCGCGCGCGCAGCAACAACCGCTCTT includes these proteins:
- the murB gene encoding UDP-N-acetylmuramate dehydrogenase, producing MNMSEPGQFIAESLRGELRFDVPMRKHTSWRAGGNAQRMYRPADLNDLVAFMRTLPAGEPLYPVGLGSNLLVRDGGLRGTVLLMHGALSELRLEADGSVYVEAGVPGAKLARFASLHNLRGAEFFAGIPGTVGGMLAMNAGCYGSEIWEKVLRVQVVTRNGELIERTPQDYEIGYRHLALRKAAEEWFVSATMKFEQGDGEAARQQIKELLSKRIASQPLNLPNAGSVFRNPPGDHAARLIQQCGLKGKRIGGAQVSEKHANFIVNTGDATAADIENLINEVRQTVAAQTGVQLHPEVRIIGEAK
- the murC gene encoding UDP-N-acetylmuramate--L-alanine ligase translates to MKHKVKNIHFVGIGGSGMNGIAEVLLNLGFKVSGSDLADSAVTQRLQTLGATIYQGHAADNLRDVDAVVVSTAVKADNPEVVAARERRIPVVPRAVMLAELMRLRQGIAVAGTHGKTTTTSLVTSVLAKGGYDPTFVIGGRLNSSGANARLGTGEFIVAEADESDASFLYLSPILAVVTNIDADHMETYGHDFEKLKQAFVDFIERLPFYGRAMLCVDDPNVRDILPRISKPITTYGFGEEAQIRAVNVRHEGGRMRFTAQCRQNGTPKDLDVTLNLAGMHNVLNALAAIAVALEVGVADDAIVAALAEFQGVGRRMQRYGEIPLASGGSFTLLDDYGHHPVEMKATLAAVRGAFPGKRLVLAFQPHRYTRTRDLFEDFVKVLCSVDALLLTEVYAAGEAPIVAANGRALMHALRVAGQSEAVFVEQIVDMPQAIMQMARDGDVVITMGAGSIGGVPNLVRQLVQK
- the murG gene encoding undecaprenyldiphospho-muramoylpentapeptide beta-N-acetylglucosaminyltransferase, coding for MSNRSILIMAGGTGGHIMPGLAVADILRSQGWKVTWLGAPGSMEAELVPKHGYEVAWVNFSGLRGKGVMRKLMLPFTLLRALGQSAAAIFRHRPDVVLGMGGYITFPGGVMAALLRRPLVIHEQNSIAGLSNKVLARISQRVLSGFPDVLPKASWCGNPVRSSIAKLADPQQRYGARSGRLNVLVVGGSLGAKALNEVLPQALALMPEEVRPNVLHQTGKQHFEAVQQLYQNAGVQADIRPFLDDMAGCYADADLVICRAGALTIAELATAGVASILVPFPFAVDDHQTHNARFLSERGAAVLLPQTELNAEKLAQQLRELTREKLLGMAQQARSVAKADAALAVANVCKELAEI
- the ftsW gene encoding putative lipid II flippase FtsW, giving the protein MVSMVRTRTRPPQAQFDELLMWVLAGLLAIGLVMVYSASIATAEGSKFTGYQPSYYLMRHGIFIAVGVAAGVFAFQVPVETWKNYAPVLFVVGVALLLLVLIPGIGKSVNGSRRWLSLFVINLQPSELMKLFAVLYAASYVVRKDKVSHLFVKAFVPMFVVMALVGSLLLLEPDMGAFVVICAIALGTLWLGGFNGKVFAALLVALPLAFAALILSSPYRMQRVVGFMDPWADPFGKGYQLSHALIAFGRGEWFGVGLGGSVEKLFYLPEAHTDFLMAVIAEELGLVGVAAVIVLFALFVIRAFQIGRHAAFLERYYAALVAQGIGVWLGVQAMINIGVNMGVLPTKGLTLPFLSFGGSGVVVNCIAAAVLLRVDYENRRVARGLPV
- the murD gene encoding UDP-N-acetylmuramoyl-L-alanine--D-glutamate ligase is translated as MTQFKDKSVLVLGLGETGLSLARWLSAQGARVRVADSRANPPGLDVLQRDCPKAEMRCGAFDDSLLQGVDRIAISPGVPMAEPFVQRAIARGITVEGDIELLAQQLATGKLGKVIAITGANGKTTVTSMVEHLCKAAGKDVVAAGNISPAVLDVVMQRGEKQPEVWVLELSSFQLETTFTLNADAATVLNISEDHLDRYAGMDEYAAAKARIFQGDGEQVLNRDDARSMGMALPGRRIVTFGLDAPRNGSDWGIAQDGADIWLVQGDERLLRASELQVTGLHNVANALAALALCRAIDLPMPALLAALRSFKGLPHRVERVAEIDGVTYYDDSKGTNVGATEAALKGLGRKAVVILGGEGKGQDFSPLNPAVAQHARAAVLIGRDAPLIEAALQGCGVQLLRAKDMDDAVRQASRLAQHGDAVLLSPACASFDMFRNYAHRAEVFIAAVRDLQKEAA
- the mraY gene encoding phospho-N-acetylmuramoyl-pentapeptide-transferase, with amino-acid sequence MLLALAQSLSQDIRFFSVFNYITLRAVLAAMTALLIGFAVGPAMIRKLAAMKIGQSVRTDGPQTHLVKAGTPTMGGALILTSVAITTLLWGDLHNPYIWVVLFATLGTGAIGWVDDYRKVVHRNPKGLSAKAKMFWQSLIALAVGIYLWNSATLPAQTELIVPFFKYLVFPLGAIGFIVLVYLVIVGSSNAVNLTDGLDGLAILPTVMVSTALAIFAYVAGHAVFSKYLGVPYIPGAGELAVFCLAIAGAGLAFLWFNAYPAEVFMGDVGALALGAALGTVAVIVRQELVLFIMGGVFVVEAVSVMLQVSYFKYTKKKYGEGKRILLMAPLHHHFEQKGWKETQVVVRFWIITMLLVLVGLATLKLR
- a CDS encoding UDP-N-acetylmuramoyl-tripeptide--D-alanyl-D-alanine ligase, which codes for MSDSGMMLLSQAAKALDARMIGKDVRFDAVSTDSRKIKTGDLFIALRGENFDGYEFAVPSMQTGAVAVMVNADSYEARSSTIDSCTSILLVEDTHIALGRLAAYWRSQFDIPLAAVTGSNGKTTVKEMLASILRAAAGSEDAVLATKGNFNNDIGMPLTLLQLNARHRYAVIEMGMNHPGEIDYLSRIASPDVALVNNASGAHLEGLGSVEAVARAKGEIFGGLRDHGTAVINADDAHAPLWRTLAGTHDLIEFALDCSADVCGKWQPEGTGLRLNVQTPQGEFNATLQVPGAHNARNALAATAAAIALNVPLATIADGLQRFAGVTGRLQRKAARQGATLIDDTYNANPASMRAAIGVLAQVSGKRVLVLGDMGELGDGAAAFHAEIGGEAKRAGIEKLYALGELSRNAVREFGSGAQHFERIEELLSELDKELDANTTVLVKGSRFMKMERVVQHCIAQEEKCCSH